The following proteins come from a genomic window of Streptomyces sp. NBC_01716:
- a CDS encoding CoA-acylating methylmalonate-semialdehyde dehydrogenase yields MKTVNHWIGGKTVEGASGNWGQVTDPATGAVTTQVALASAEEVDAAVTVAKAAYGTWGTSSLSTRTGILFSYRALLDAHRDQIAALITAEHGKVHSDALGEVARGLEIVELACGITTQLKGELSTQVANRVDVSSIRQSLGVVAGITPFNFPAMVPMWMFPLAIACGNTFVLKPSEKDPSAANLLAELAAEAGLPDGVLNVVHGDKVAVDSLLAHPDVAAVSFVGSTPIARYIHATASANGKRVQALGGAKNHMLVLPDADLDAAADAAVSAAYGSAGERCMAISAVVAVGAIGDELVSKIRERAEKIKIGPGTDPASEMGPLITAAHRDKVASYVTGAAAQGAEVVLDGTGLRVEGYEDGHWIGLSLLDHVSTDSDAYRDEIFGPVLCVLRTETYDDGVALMNASPFGNGTAIFTRDGGAARRFQLEVEAGMVGVNVPIPVPVGYHSFGGWKDSLFGDHHIYGNDGVHFYTRGKVVTTRWPDPADAPSGVDLGFPRNH; encoded by the coding sequence ATGAAGACCGTCAACCACTGGATCGGTGGCAAGACCGTCGAGGGCGCGTCGGGCAACTGGGGCCAGGTCACCGACCCGGCGACCGGCGCGGTCACCACACAGGTCGCGCTCGCCTCCGCGGAGGAGGTCGACGCCGCCGTCACGGTGGCGAAGGCCGCGTACGGCACCTGGGGCACGTCCTCCCTCTCCACGCGCACCGGCATCCTGTTCAGCTATCGCGCACTCCTCGACGCGCACCGTGACCAGATCGCCGCGCTGATCACCGCCGAGCACGGCAAGGTCCACTCCGACGCCCTGGGCGAGGTCGCGCGCGGGCTGGAGATCGTCGAGCTGGCCTGCGGGATCACCACCCAGCTCAAGGGCGAGCTGTCGACACAGGTCGCCAACCGGGTCGACGTCTCCTCGATCAGGCAGTCGCTGGGCGTCGTCGCCGGCATCACGCCCTTCAACTTCCCCGCGATGGTGCCGATGTGGATGTTCCCGCTCGCCATCGCCTGCGGCAACACCTTCGTACTGAAGCCGAGCGAGAAGGACCCGTCGGCGGCCAATCTGCTGGCCGAACTCGCCGCCGAGGCGGGCCTGCCGGACGGGGTCCTCAACGTCGTCCACGGCGACAAGGTGGCCGTCGACTCCCTCCTCGCACACCCGGACGTCGCTGCGGTCTCCTTCGTCGGCTCGACGCCGATCGCCCGCTACATCCACGCCACCGCCTCCGCCAACGGCAAGCGCGTCCAGGCCCTCGGCGGCGCCAAGAACCACATGCTGGTCCTCCCGGACGCCGACCTGGACGCGGCGGCGGACGCGGCCGTCTCGGCGGCGTACGGCTCCGCGGGCGAGCGCTGCATGGCCATCTCGGCGGTCGTCGCGGTGGGCGCCATCGGCGACGAACTCGTGAGCAAGATCCGCGAACGCGCCGAGAAGATCAAGATCGGCCCCGGCACCGACCCGGCCTCCGAGATGGGCCCGCTGATCACGGCCGCCCACCGCGACAAGGTCGCGTCGTACGTGACGGGCGCCGCCGCACAGGGCGCCGAAGTCGTCCTGGACGGCACCGGCCTGCGCGTCGAGGGGTACGAGGACGGCCACTGGATCGGCCTGTCCCTCCTCGACCACGTCTCGACCGACTCCGACGCCTACCGCGACGAGATCTTCGGCCCGGTGCTCTGTGTGCTGCGCACGGAGACGTACGACGACGGCGTCGCCCTCATGAACGCCTCACCGTTCGGCAACGGCACGGCGATCTTCACCCGCGACGGCGGCGCTGCCCGCCGCTTCCAACTGGAGGTCGAGGCGGGCATGGTCGGCGTGAACGTGCCGATCCCGGTGCCGGTGGGCTACCACTCCTTCGGTGGCTGGAAGGACTCGCTCTTCGGCGACCACCACATCTACGGCAACGACGGCGTGCACTTCTACACCCGCGGCAAGGTCGTCACAACCCGCTGGCCGGACCCGGCGGACGCCCCGTCGGGCGTGGACCTGGGCTTCCCCCGCAACCACTGA
- the iolB gene encoding 5-deoxy-glucuronate isomerase yields MTTDTDTGSDTGSDGEFLERHVRAGSAANGPYALDIEPRRAGWLHSALRVLDLPPGGTHTLDSGGSEWIVLPLNGGCTVHTQGEIFELLGRESVFSSVTDFAYVPRDAHAQIASGAGGRFALAGAKCERRLPARYGSAPEVPVELRGSGNCSRQVNNFAAADTFDCDRLIAVEVLTPGGNWSSYPPHKHDENHPGVESELEEIYYFEIEDGGLGYHRVSPSRPGGTDVLAEVRTGDTVLIPDGWHGPSIAAPGRTMYYLNVMAGPGETRQWLIRDHPDHGWIRDTWPGQAVDPRLPMYGAPRQPAPQRPPSHPPYEDKDEETHR; encoded by the coding sequence ATGACGACGGACACCGACACCGGCTCGGACACCGGCTCCGACGGTGAGTTCCTGGAACGGCACGTGCGCGCGGGCAGCGCGGCGAACGGACCGTACGCGCTCGACATCGAGCCGCGCCGGGCCGGCTGGCTGCACAGCGCCCTGCGCGTCCTCGACCTGCCGCCCGGCGGTACACACACGCTGGACAGCGGGGGCAGTGAGTGGATCGTGCTTCCGCTCAACGGCGGTTGTACGGTGCACACGCAAGGCGAGATCTTTGAACTGCTGGGCAGAGAAAGCGTGTTCAGCTCCGTCACGGACTTCGCGTACGTTCCGCGTGACGCCCACGCCCAGATCGCCTCCGGTGCGGGAGGCCGCTTCGCCCTGGCAGGAGCGAAGTGCGAGCGACGACTCCCCGCTCGCTACGGCTCCGCACCGGAGGTTCCGGTCGAACTGCGGGGCAGCGGCAACTGTTCCCGCCAGGTCAACAACTTCGCCGCCGCCGACACCTTCGACTGCGACCGGCTGATCGCGGTCGAAGTCCTCACGCCCGGCGGCAACTGGTCGTCGTACCCGCCGCACAAGCACGACGAGAACCACCCCGGCGTCGAGTCGGAGCTGGAGGAGATCTACTACTTCGAGATCGAGGACGGCGGCCTCGGCTACCACCGCGTCTCGCCCTCCAGGCCCGGCGGTACGGATGTCCTCGCCGAGGTCCGGACCGGCGACACCGTCCTCATCCCCGACGGCTGGCACGGCCCCTCCATCGCCGCCCCCGGCCGCACCATGTACTACCTCAACGTGATGGCCGGACCGGGCGAGACCAGACAGTGGCTGATCCGCGACCACCCCGACCACGGCTGGATCCGCGACACCTGGCCCGGACAGGCGGTCGATCCCCGGCTGCCGATGTACGGAGCCCCGCGACAGCCGGCGCCGCAGCGACCGCCGAGCCACCCTCCTTATGAGGACAAGGACGAGGAGACCCACCGATGA
- the iolD gene encoding 3D-(3,5/4)-trihydroxycyclohexane-1,2-dione acylhydrolase (decyclizing), which yields MSTRRLTVAQALIAFLSRQYTERDGSRRRLIDATWGIFGHGNVAGIGQALVQAGPDMPYFQGRSEQAMVHAAVGYARQSNRLSTHAVTTSIGPGATNLVTGAALATINRLPVLLLPGDIFATHPADPVLQQLEVPHAGDVSVNDALRPVSKYFDRVSRPEALIPAALAAMRVLTDPAETGAVTLALPQDVQAEAYDWPEEFFAERVWRVRRQGPDPYELADAAEAVRAARRPLLVAGGGVHHSAAEDALAAFATATGIPVASTQAGKGSLRHDHPADVGAIGHTGTATADELARTADLVIGVGTRWSDFSTASATLFSNPTVRFLNINVTGFDAHKLAAAPLVADARTALEKLTAALPDHRVDAAYATEYAEDKERWEHRVDAAFDTSEDLVRPTQPQVLGLLDALVRDEDIVINAAGSLPGDLHKLWRSRSRDQYHVEYGYSCMGYEIPAAIGVMLADPGRPVWALVGDGTYLMNPTEIVTAVQERLPLKLVILQNHGYASIGGLSESVGAERFGTAYRFREADTVGSPTYTGDPLPVDLAANAASLGMRVIRAKTIRDLREALVLARASDVPTCVYAETETADTVSGAPPAQAWWDVPVAETATRAPAVTAREEYDRKAAARRRHL from the coding sequence ATGAGTACGCGCCGCCTCACCGTGGCCCAGGCGCTGATCGCCTTCCTGTCCCGCCAGTACACCGAACGCGACGGCAGCCGCCGCCGGCTGATCGACGCCACCTGGGGCATCTTCGGCCACGGGAACGTCGCGGGCATCGGCCAGGCGCTCGTCCAGGCCGGCCCGGACATGCCGTACTTCCAGGGCCGCAGCGAACAGGCCATGGTCCACGCCGCCGTCGGCTACGCCCGCCAGAGCAACCGCCTCTCCACCCACGCCGTGACCACCTCCATCGGCCCCGGCGCCACCAACCTCGTCACCGGCGCGGCCCTCGCCACCATCAACCGGCTGCCCGTGCTGCTGCTCCCCGGCGACATCTTCGCGACGCACCCCGCCGACCCCGTCCTCCAGCAGCTCGAAGTGCCCCACGCGGGCGACGTCTCCGTCAACGACGCGCTCCGCCCGGTGTCGAAGTACTTCGACCGCGTCTCGCGGCCGGAGGCGCTCATCCCGGCCGCGCTCGCGGCCATGCGGGTCCTCACCGACCCCGCCGAGACCGGCGCGGTGACCCTAGCCCTGCCGCAGGACGTACAGGCGGAGGCGTACGACTGGCCGGAGGAGTTCTTCGCCGAGCGCGTCTGGCGGGTCCGCAGGCAGGGCCCCGATCCGTACGAACTCGCCGACGCCGCCGAGGCCGTGCGCGCCGCGAGGCGTCCGCTGCTCGTGGCGGGCGGCGGCGTCCACCACAGCGCGGCCGAGGACGCATTGGCCGCCTTCGCGACGGCGACCGGCATCCCCGTCGCCTCCACCCAGGCAGGCAAGGGCTCCCTGCGCCACGACCATCCGGCGGACGTCGGCGCGATCGGCCACACCGGCACCGCCACCGCCGACGAACTGGCCCGCACCGCCGACCTGGTGATCGGCGTCGGCACCCGCTGGTCCGACTTCTCCACGGCGTCCGCGACGCTCTTCTCGAATCCGACCGTCCGTTTTCTCAACATCAACGTCACCGGCTTCGACGCCCACAAGCTCGCCGCCGCCCCCCTCGTCGCCGACGCCCGCACCGCCCTGGAAAAACTCACCGCGGCCCTCCCGGACCACCGCGTGGACGCCGCCTACGCCACCGAGTACGCGGAGGACAAGGAGCGCTGGGAGCACCGCGTCGACGCGGCCTTCGACACCTCGGAGGACCTGGTACGGCCCACCCAGCCACAGGTCCTCGGGCTGCTCGACGCGCTCGTCAGGGACGAGGACATCGTCATCAACGCGGCGGGATCGCTCCCCGGCGACCTCCACAAGCTGTGGCGCTCCCGCTCCCGCGACCAGTACCACGTCGAGTACGGCTATTCGTGCATGGGTTACGAGATTCCGGCCGCCATCGGCGTGATGCTGGCCGACCCGGGGCGCCCGGTCTGGGCACTGGTCGGCGACGGCACATATCTGATGAATCCCACCGAGATCGTCACCGCCGTCCAGGAACGCCTCCCACTGAAGCTGGTGATCCTTCAGAACCACGGCTACGCGTCGATCGGCGGTCTCTCCGAGTCCGTCGGGGCGGAACGGTTCGGTACGGCGTACCGCTTCCGGGAGGCCGACACCGTCGGCTCGCCGACCTACACGGGCGATCCCCTCCCGGTCGATCTCGCCGCCAACGCGGCCTCGCTCGGGATGCGCGTGATCCGCGCCAAGACCATCCGTGACCTGCGCGAAGCCCTTGTCCTCGCGCGCGCGTCCGACGTCCCCACATGTGTCTACGCGGAGACCGAAACGGCAGACACTGTGTCGGGCGCGCCCCCCGCGCAGGCGTGGTGGGATGTTCCCGTGGCCGAGACGGCGACCCGCGCGCCGGCGGTCACAGCACGCGAGGAGTACGACCGGAAAGCCGCCGCCCGCCGCCGCCACCTCTGA